A stretch of the Orcinus orca chromosome 1, mOrcOrc1.1, whole genome shotgun sequence genome encodes the following:
- the PRPF3 gene encoding U4/U6 small nuclear ribonucleoprotein Prp3 isoform X3, with protein MLTKLQIKQMMEAATRQIEERKKQLSFISPPTPQPKTPSSSQPERLPIGNTIQPSQAATFMNDAIEKARKAAELQARIQAQLALKPGLIGNANMVGLANLHAMGIAPPKVELKDQTKPTPLILDEQGRTVDATGKEIELTHRMPTLKANIRAVKREQFKQQLKEKPSEDMESNTFFDPRVSIAPSQRQRRTFKFHDKGKFEKIAQRLRTKAQLEKLQAEISQAARKTGIHTSTRLALIAPKKELKEGDVPEIEWWDSYIIPNGFDLTEENPKREDYFGITNLVEHPAQLNPPVDNDTPVTLGVYLTKKEQKKLRRQTRREAQKELQEKVRLGLMPPPEPKVRISNLMRVLGTEAVQDPTKVEAHVRAQMAKRQKAHEEANAARKLTAEQRKVKKIKKLKEDISQGVHISVYRVRNLSNPAKKFKIEANAGQLYLTGVVVLHKDVNVVVVEGGPKAQKKFKRLMLHRIKWDEQTSNTKGDDDEESDEEAVKKTNKCVLVWEGTAKDRSFGEMKFKQCPTENMAREHFKKHGAEHYWDLALSESVLESTD; from the exons ATGCTGACTAAGCTCCAG ATCAAACAGATGATGGAGGCAGCAACACGGCAAATcgaggaaaggaaaaaacaactaAGTTTCATTAGCCCCCCTACGCCTCAG CCAAAGACTCCTTCTTCCTCCCAACCAGAGCGACTTCCAATTGGCAACACTATTCAGCCCTCCCAGGCCGCCACTTTCATGAATGATGCCATTGAGAAGGCAAGGAAAGCAGCTGAACTACAAGCCCGCATCCAAGCCCAGCTGGCACTGAAGCCAGGGCTCATCGGCAATGCTAACATGGTGGGCCTGGCCAATCTCCATGCTATGGGCATTGCTCCCCC GAAGGTGGAGTTAAAAGATCAAACTAAACCTACACCACTGATTCTTGATGAACAAGGTCGAACTGTAGATGCAACCGGCAAGGAAATTGAGCTGACACACCGTATGCCTACTCTGAAGGCCAATATTCGGGCTGTGAAGAGGGAACAATTCAAGCAACAGCTAAAAGAAAAGCCATCAGAAGACATGGAGTCTAATACCTTTTTTGACCCCCGAGTCTCAATTGCCCCTTCCCAGCGCCAGAGACGCACTTTTAAATTCCACGACAAGGGCAAATTTGAGAAGATTGCCCAGCGATTACGGACAAAG GCTCAACTGGAGAAGCTGCAGGCAGAGATCTCACAGGCAGCTCGAAAAACAGGCATTCATACTTCAACTAGGCTGGCCCTCATTGCTCCTAAGAAGGAGTTGAAGGAAGGTGATGTTCCTGAAATTGAGTGGTGGGACTCTTATATCATCCCCAATGGCTTTGACCT TACAGAGGAAAATCCCAAGAGAGAAGATTATTTTGGAATCACGAATCTTGTTGAACATCCAGCCCAGCTCAACCCTCCGG TCGACAATGACACACCAGTTACTCTGGGGGTATATCTGACCAAGAAGGAACAGAAGAAACTTCGAAGGCAAACAAGGAGGGAAGCACAGAAGGAGCTACAAGAGAAAGTCAGGCTAGGCCTGATGCCTCCTCCAGAACCCAAAG TAAGAATTTCAAATTTGATGCGAGTATTAGGAACAGAAGCTGTTCAAGACCCCACGAAGGTAGAAGCCCATGTCAGAGCTCAGATGGCAAAAAGACAGAA AGCGCATGAAGAGGCCAACGCTGCCCGAAAACTTACAGCAGAACAGAGAAaggtcaagaaaattaaaaagcttaAAGAAGACATTTCACAGGGGGTACACATATCTGTTTATAG AGTTCGAAATTTGAGCAACCCAGCCAAGAAGTTCAAGATTGAGGCCAATGCTGGGCAGCTGTACCTGACAGGGGTGGTGGTACTGCACAAGGATGTCAACGTGGTAGTAGTGGAAGGGG GCCCCAAGGCCCAGAAGAAATTTAAGCGTCTTATGCTGCATCGGATAAAGTGGGATGAACAGACATCTAACACAAAGGGAGATG ATGATGAGGAATCTGATGAGGAAGCTGTGAAGAAAACCAACAAATGTGTACTAGTCTGGGAG
- the PRPF3 gene encoding U4/U6 small nuclear ribonucleoprotein Prp3 isoform X1 — MALSKRELDELKPWIEKTVKRVLGFSEPTVVTAALNCVGKGMDKKKAADHLKPFLDDSTLRFVDKLFEAVEEGRSSRHSKSSSDRSRKRELKEVFGDDSEISKESSGVKKRRIPRFEEVEEEPEVIPGPPSESPGMLTKLQIKQMMEAATRQIEERKKQLSFISPPTPQPKTPSSSQPERLPIGNTIQPSQAATFMNDAIEKARKAAELQARIQAQLALKPGLIGNANMVGLANLHAMGIAPPKVELKDQTKPTPLILDEQGRTVDATGKEIELTHRMPTLKANIRAVKREQFKQQLKEKPSEDMESNTFFDPRVSIAPSQRQRRTFKFHDKGKFEKIAQRLRTKAQLEKLQAEISQAARKTGIHTSTRLALIAPKKELKEGDVPEIEWWDSYIIPNGFDLTEENPKREDYFGITNLVEHPAQLNPPVDNDTPVTLGVYLTKKEQKKLRRQTRREAQKELQEKVRLGLMPPPEPKVRISNLMRVLGTEAVQDPTKVEAHVRAQMAKRQKAHEEANAARKLTAEQRKVKKIKKLKEDISQGVHISVYRVRNLSNPAKKFKIEANAGQLYLTGVVVLHKDVNVVVVEGGPKAQKKFKRLMLHRIKWDEQTSNTKGDDDEESDEEAVKKTNKCVLVWEGTAKDRSFGEMKFKQCPTENMAREHFKKHGAEHYWDLALSESVLESTD; from the exons ATGGCACTGTCTAAGAGGGAGCTGGATGAGCTGAAACCATGGATAGAGAAGACAGTGAAGAGGGTGCTGGGTTTCTCAGAGCCCACAGTGGTCACAGCAGCACTGAACTGTGTGGGGAAGGGCATGGACAAGAAGAAGGCAGCTG ACCACCTGAAACCTTTTCTTGATGATTCTACTCTCCGATTTGTGGACAAACTGTTTGAGGCTGTGGAGGAAGGCCGAAGCTCTAGGCATTCCAAGTCCAGCAGTGACAGGAGCAGAAAACGAGAGCTAAAG GAAGTGTTTGGTGATGACTCTGAGATCTCCAAGGAATCATCAGGAGTAAAAAAGCGACGGATACCCCGTTTTGAGGAGGTGGAAGAGGAGCCAGAAGTAATCCCTGGGCCTCCCTCAGAGAGTCCTGGCATGCTGACTAAGCTCCAG ATCAAACAGATGATGGAGGCAGCAACACGGCAAATcgaggaaaggaaaaaacaactaAGTTTCATTAGCCCCCCTACGCCTCAG CCAAAGACTCCTTCTTCCTCCCAACCAGAGCGACTTCCAATTGGCAACACTATTCAGCCCTCCCAGGCCGCCACTTTCATGAATGATGCCATTGAGAAGGCAAGGAAAGCAGCTGAACTACAAGCCCGCATCCAAGCCCAGCTGGCACTGAAGCCAGGGCTCATCGGCAATGCTAACATGGTGGGCCTGGCCAATCTCCATGCTATGGGCATTGCTCCCCC GAAGGTGGAGTTAAAAGATCAAACTAAACCTACACCACTGATTCTTGATGAACAAGGTCGAACTGTAGATGCAACCGGCAAGGAAATTGAGCTGACACACCGTATGCCTACTCTGAAGGCCAATATTCGGGCTGTGAAGAGGGAACAATTCAAGCAACAGCTAAAAGAAAAGCCATCAGAAGACATGGAGTCTAATACCTTTTTTGACCCCCGAGTCTCAATTGCCCCTTCCCAGCGCCAGAGACGCACTTTTAAATTCCACGACAAGGGCAAATTTGAGAAGATTGCCCAGCGATTACGGACAAAG GCTCAACTGGAGAAGCTGCAGGCAGAGATCTCACAGGCAGCTCGAAAAACAGGCATTCATACTTCAACTAGGCTGGCCCTCATTGCTCCTAAGAAGGAGTTGAAGGAAGGTGATGTTCCTGAAATTGAGTGGTGGGACTCTTATATCATCCCCAATGGCTTTGACCT TACAGAGGAAAATCCCAAGAGAGAAGATTATTTTGGAATCACGAATCTTGTTGAACATCCAGCCCAGCTCAACCCTCCGG TCGACAATGACACACCAGTTACTCTGGGGGTATATCTGACCAAGAAGGAACAGAAGAAACTTCGAAGGCAAACAAGGAGGGAAGCACAGAAGGAGCTACAAGAGAAAGTCAGGCTAGGCCTGATGCCTCCTCCAGAACCCAAAG TAAGAATTTCAAATTTGATGCGAGTATTAGGAACAGAAGCTGTTCAAGACCCCACGAAGGTAGAAGCCCATGTCAGAGCTCAGATGGCAAAAAGACAGAA AGCGCATGAAGAGGCCAACGCTGCCCGAAAACTTACAGCAGAACAGAGAAaggtcaagaaaattaaaaagcttaAAGAAGACATTTCACAGGGGGTACACATATCTGTTTATAG AGTTCGAAATTTGAGCAACCCAGCCAAGAAGTTCAAGATTGAGGCCAATGCTGGGCAGCTGTACCTGACAGGGGTGGTGGTACTGCACAAGGATGTCAACGTGGTAGTAGTGGAAGGGG GCCCCAAGGCCCAGAAGAAATTTAAGCGTCTTATGCTGCATCGGATAAAGTGGGATGAACAGACATCTAACACAAAGGGAGATG ATGATGAGGAATCTGATGAGGAAGCTGTGAAGAAAACCAACAAATGTGTACTAGTCTGGGAG
- the PRPF3 gene encoding U4/U6 small nuclear ribonucleoprotein Prp3 isoform X2: MALSKRELDELKPWIEKTVKRVLGFSEPTVVTAALNCVGKGMDKKKAADHLKPFLDDSTLRFVDKLFEAVEEGRSSRHSKSSSDRSRKRELKEVFGDDSEISKESSGVKKRRIPRFEEVEEEPEVIPGPPSESPGMLTKLQIKQMMEAATRQIEERKKQLSFISPPTPQPKTPSSSQPERLPIGNTIQPSQAATFMNDAIEKARKAAELQARIQAQLALKPGLIGNANMVGLANLHAMGIAPPKVELKDQTKPTPLILDEQGRTVDATGKEIELTHRMPTLKANIRAVKREQFKQQLKEKPSEDMESNTFFDPRVSIAPSQRQRRTFKFHDKGKFEKIAQRLRTKAQLEKLQAEISQAARKTGIHTSTRLALIAPKKELKEGDVPEIEWWDSYIIPNGFDLTEENPKREDYFGITNLVEHPAQLNPPVDNDTPVTLGVYLTKKEQKKLRRQTRREAQKELQEKVRLGLMPPPEPKVRISNLMRVLGTEAVQDPTKVEAHVRAQMAKRQKVRNLSNPAKKFKIEANAGQLYLTGVVVLHKDVNVVVVEGGPKAQKKFKRLMLHRIKWDEQTSNTKGDDDEESDEEAVKKTNKCVLVWEGTAKDRSFGEMKFKQCPTENMAREHFKKHGAEHYWDLALSESVLESTD; encoded by the exons ATGGCACTGTCTAAGAGGGAGCTGGATGAGCTGAAACCATGGATAGAGAAGACAGTGAAGAGGGTGCTGGGTTTCTCAGAGCCCACAGTGGTCACAGCAGCACTGAACTGTGTGGGGAAGGGCATGGACAAGAAGAAGGCAGCTG ACCACCTGAAACCTTTTCTTGATGATTCTACTCTCCGATTTGTGGACAAACTGTTTGAGGCTGTGGAGGAAGGCCGAAGCTCTAGGCATTCCAAGTCCAGCAGTGACAGGAGCAGAAAACGAGAGCTAAAG GAAGTGTTTGGTGATGACTCTGAGATCTCCAAGGAATCATCAGGAGTAAAAAAGCGACGGATACCCCGTTTTGAGGAGGTGGAAGAGGAGCCAGAAGTAATCCCTGGGCCTCCCTCAGAGAGTCCTGGCATGCTGACTAAGCTCCAG ATCAAACAGATGATGGAGGCAGCAACACGGCAAATcgaggaaaggaaaaaacaactaAGTTTCATTAGCCCCCCTACGCCTCAG CCAAAGACTCCTTCTTCCTCCCAACCAGAGCGACTTCCAATTGGCAACACTATTCAGCCCTCCCAGGCCGCCACTTTCATGAATGATGCCATTGAGAAGGCAAGGAAAGCAGCTGAACTACAAGCCCGCATCCAAGCCCAGCTGGCACTGAAGCCAGGGCTCATCGGCAATGCTAACATGGTGGGCCTGGCCAATCTCCATGCTATGGGCATTGCTCCCCC GAAGGTGGAGTTAAAAGATCAAACTAAACCTACACCACTGATTCTTGATGAACAAGGTCGAACTGTAGATGCAACCGGCAAGGAAATTGAGCTGACACACCGTATGCCTACTCTGAAGGCCAATATTCGGGCTGTGAAGAGGGAACAATTCAAGCAACAGCTAAAAGAAAAGCCATCAGAAGACATGGAGTCTAATACCTTTTTTGACCCCCGAGTCTCAATTGCCCCTTCCCAGCGCCAGAGACGCACTTTTAAATTCCACGACAAGGGCAAATTTGAGAAGATTGCCCAGCGATTACGGACAAAG GCTCAACTGGAGAAGCTGCAGGCAGAGATCTCACAGGCAGCTCGAAAAACAGGCATTCATACTTCAACTAGGCTGGCCCTCATTGCTCCTAAGAAGGAGTTGAAGGAAGGTGATGTTCCTGAAATTGAGTGGTGGGACTCTTATATCATCCCCAATGGCTTTGACCT TACAGAGGAAAATCCCAAGAGAGAAGATTATTTTGGAATCACGAATCTTGTTGAACATCCAGCCCAGCTCAACCCTCCGG TCGACAATGACACACCAGTTACTCTGGGGGTATATCTGACCAAGAAGGAACAGAAGAAACTTCGAAGGCAAACAAGGAGGGAAGCACAGAAGGAGCTACAAGAGAAAGTCAGGCTAGGCCTGATGCCTCCTCCAGAACCCAAAG TAAGAATTTCAAATTTGATGCGAGTATTAGGAACAGAAGCTGTTCAAGACCCCACGAAGGTAGAAGCCCATGTCAGAGCTCAGATGGCAAAAAGACAGAA AGTTCGAAATTTGAGCAACCCAGCCAAGAAGTTCAAGATTGAGGCCAATGCTGGGCAGCTGTACCTGACAGGGGTGGTGGTACTGCACAAGGATGTCAACGTGGTAGTAGTGGAAGGGG GCCCCAAGGCCCAGAAGAAATTTAAGCGTCTTATGCTGCATCGGATAAAGTGGGATGAACAGACATCTAACACAAAGGGAGATG ATGATGAGGAATCTGATGAGGAAGCTGTGAAGAAAACCAACAAATGTGTACTAGTCTGGGAG